TTATTggtaaagagaaaacacaagtggctcctgtattcctgcagcagcagagagcagcgggctgggttgagtctccacgGTTCTCATGGTGTGTTTAAGTTCCtctcttagcagggaactgtgtatcactcTGATCCGAGTCGCTGACAGAATCGAATCGACAACACGATGGCAGAAGTCGCCCCAGCTGCACCAGCCGCTCCGGCTAAAGCACCgaagaagaaggccgcaaagccgagcaagaAATCTGGACCCGGCGCCAGTGAGCTCGTCCTGAAAGCGGTGTCCGCCTCCAAGGAGCGCAATGGTCTTTCTTACATAGCTCTGAAGAAGGCTCTGGCAGCTCAGGGTTACGATGTGGAGCACAACAGCGCCCACATCAGACGTGCCGTAAAGAGTCTGGTCGGGAAAGGATCTCTGGTGCAAACCAAAGGAATCGGAGCTTCCGGGTCTTTCAAGGCGAGCAAGGCTGCTGAGAAGCCCAAGAAAGCAGTGAAGAAAGCTTCCGCTGCTAaagtcaagaagccagcagcagcGAAGAAAGCCACTGCCCCCGCTGctaagaagccagcagccaccaagaagtcCAAAGCAGCCAAGACAACcccgaagaaagctaagaaacctgcAGCTGCCAAGAAACCCGCAGCGGCTAAGAAGTCTCCAAAGAGCCCGAAGAAGACGACCAAGAAAGCGGCTACACCCAAGAAAGCAGCGAAGAAGGTGGCTAAACCCAAAGCTGCCAAAGCTAAGAAGGTTACTGCCAAGAAAACAGCCAAGAAGTAAAGGAAGTAAATTTACACTCATCAAaaggctcttttaagagccacccacatatttcactgaaGAGCAGGTTTCCAGTGGATATTCAGATGATACTGTTTCCCTAAATTGATTATTACTATTCATAATTAATAATTGTTAACCTGTCCTGGCAGTGATTCTCTGTAGGAAAACGCAGCCACTacctctgcaggagggcaaagataatgAAAGATTTaccccaaaaaacaaacccatacacccttatataatgtgttgctgctgtatATTTGAAACTGTTGCaagaaattttaaataattatgcTACTGGCAATTTATTAGCTGACATGTGACTGTGATTCGTGGTCATCTTATTCGTGTTTCCTAAATAGAAATGATTTCAATGATTCTATGACGTGTGTCCAACACCGATTCAAAGGTAAGTCACTGAAAATCAGATTTACATGCAATGact
The nucleotide sequence above comes from Toxotes jaculatrix isolate fToxJac2 chromosome 22, fToxJac2.pri, whole genome shotgun sequence. Encoded proteins:
- the LOC121176453 gene encoding histone H1-like; its protein translation is MAEVAPAAPAAPAKAPKKKAAKPSKKSGPGASELVLKAVSASKERNGLSYIALKKALAAQGYDVEHNSAHIRRAVKSLVGKGSLVQTKGIGASGSFKASKAAEKPKKAVKKASAAKVKKPAAAKKATAPAAKKPAATKKSKAAKTTPKKAKKPAAAKKPAAAKKSPKSPKKTTKKAATPKKAAKKVAKPKAAKAKKVTAKKTAKK